A part of Prionailurus viverrinus isolate Anna chromosome E1, UM_Priviv_1.0, whole genome shotgun sequence genomic DNA contains:
- the FLOT2 gene encoding flotillin-2 isoform X4 encodes MTEKELLAVACEQFLGKNVQDIKNVVLQTLEGHLRSILGTLTVEQIYQDRDQFAKLVREVAAPDVGRMGIEILSFTIKDVYDKVDYLSSLGKTQTAVVQRDADIGVAEAERDAGIREAECKKEMLDVKFMADTKIADSKRAFELQKSAFSEEVNIKTAEAQLAYELQGAREQQKIRQEEIEIEVVQRKKQIAVEAQEILRTDKELIATVRCPAEAEAHRIQQIAEGEKVKQVLLAQAEAEKIRKIGEAEAAVIEAMGKAEAERMKLKAEAYQKYGDAAKMALVLEALPQIAAKIAAPLTKVDEIVVLSGDNSKVTSEVNRLLAELPASVHALTGMDLSKIPLIKKATGAQA; translated from the exons ATGACGGAGAAGGAGCTCCTGGCAGTGGCCTGCGAGCAGTTTCTGGGCAAGAACGTGCAGGACATCAAGAACGTCGTCCTGCAGACCCTGGAGGGACACCTGCGCTCCATCCTTG GGACCCTCACCGTGGAGCAGATTTATCAGGACCGGGATCAGTTTGCCAAGCTGGTGCGGGAGGTGGCGGCCCCTGATGTCGGCCGCATGGGCATCGAGATCCTCAGCTTCACCATCAAG gacGTGTATGACAAAGTGGACTACCTAAGCTCCTTGGGCAAGACACAGACTGCCGTGGTACAGAGAGATGCCGACATTGGGGTGGCCGAGGCCGAGCGAGACGCAGGCATCCGG GAAGCCGAGTGCAAGAAGGAGATGCTGGATGTGAAGTTCATGGCAGACACCAAGATCGCCGACTCCAAGCGAGCCTTCGAGCTACAAAAGTCAGCTTTCAGTGAGGAGGTCAACATCAAG ACAGCCGAGGCCCAGCTGGCCTATGAGCTGCAAGGAGCCCGTGAGCAGCAGAAGATCCGGCAGGAAGAGATTGAGATTGAGGTTGTACAGCGCAAGAAGCAGATCGCAGTGGAGGCACAGGAGATCCTGCGCACAGATAAGGAGCTCATTGCCACAGTGCGCTGTCCTGCCGAGGCTGAGGCCCACCGCATACAGCAGATCGCCGAGGGTGAAAA GGTGAAGCAGGTCCTCTTAGCACAGGCGGAGGCTGAGAAGATCCGCAAAATCGGGGAGGCGGAGGCAGCAGTCATCGAGGCGATGGGCAAGGCAGAAGCTGAGCGGATGAAGCTCAAGGCTGAGGCCTACCAGAAATATGGGGATGCAGCCAAGATGGCCTTGGTGCTGGAGGCCCTGCCCCAG ATTGCTGCCAAAATCGCCGCCCCGCTGACCAAAGTCGATGAGATTGTGGTCCTCAGTGGGGACAACAGCAAAGTGACATCGGAGGTAAACCGACTGCTGGCCGAGCTGCCGGCCTCTGTGCACGCCCTCACAGGCATGGACCTCTCTAAG ATACCCCTGATCAAGAAGGCCACCGGCGCACAGGCGTGA
- the FLOT2 gene encoding flotillin-2 isoform X3 yields the protein MTLQPRCEDVETAEGVALTVTGVAQVKIMTEKELLAVACEQFLGKNVQDIKNVVLQTLEGHLRSILGTLTVEQIYQDRDQFAKLVREVAAPDVGRMGIEILSFTIKDVYDKVDYLSSLGKTQTAVVQRDADIGVAEAERDAGIREAECKKEMLDVKFMADTKIADSKRAFELQKSAFSEEVNIKTAEAQLAYELQGAREQQKIRQEEIEIEVVQRKKQIAVEAQEILRTDKELIATVRCPAEAEAHRIQQIAEGEKVKQVLLAQAEAEKIRKIGEAEAAVIEAMGKAEAERMKLKAEAYQKYGDAAKMALVLEALPQIAAKIAAPLTKVDEIVVLSGDNSKVTSEVNRLLAELPASVHALTGMDLSKIPLIKKATGAQA from the exons ATGACGTTGCAGCCCCGCTGCGAGGACGTAGAGACGGCCGAGGGGGTAGCTTTAACTGTGACGGGTGTCGCCCAG GTGAAGATCATGACGGAGAAGGAGCTCCTGGCAGTGGCCTGCGAGCAGTTTCTGGGCAAGAACGTGCAGGACATCAAGAACGTCGTCCTGCAGACCCTGGAGGGACACCTGCGCTCCATCCTTG GGACCCTCACCGTGGAGCAGATTTATCAGGACCGGGATCAGTTTGCCAAGCTGGTGCGGGAGGTGGCGGCCCCTGATGTCGGCCGCATGGGCATCGAGATCCTCAGCTTCACCATCAAG gacGTGTATGACAAAGTGGACTACCTAAGCTCCTTGGGCAAGACACAGACTGCCGTGGTACAGAGAGATGCCGACATTGGGGTGGCCGAGGCCGAGCGAGACGCAGGCATCCGG GAAGCCGAGTGCAAGAAGGAGATGCTGGATGTGAAGTTCATGGCAGACACCAAGATCGCCGACTCCAAGCGAGCCTTCGAGCTACAAAAGTCAGCTTTCAGTGAGGAGGTCAACATCAAG ACAGCCGAGGCCCAGCTGGCCTATGAGCTGCAAGGAGCCCGTGAGCAGCAGAAGATCCGGCAGGAAGAGATTGAGATTGAGGTTGTACAGCGCAAGAAGCAGATCGCAGTGGAGGCACAGGAGATCCTGCGCACAGATAAGGAGCTCATTGCCACAGTGCGCTGTCCTGCCGAGGCTGAGGCCCACCGCATACAGCAGATCGCCGAGGGTGAAAA GGTGAAGCAGGTCCTCTTAGCACAGGCGGAGGCTGAGAAGATCCGCAAAATCGGGGAGGCGGAGGCAGCAGTCATCGAGGCGATGGGCAAGGCAGAAGCTGAGCGGATGAAGCTCAAGGCTGAGGCCTACCAGAAATATGGGGATGCAGCCAAGATGGCCTTGGTGCTGGAGGCCCTGCCCCAG ATTGCTGCCAAAATCGCCGCCCCGCTGACCAAAGTCGATGAGATTGTGGTCCTCAGTGGGGACAACAGCAAAGTGACATCGGAGGTAAACCGACTGCTGGCCGAGCTGCCGGCCTCTGTGCACGCCCTCACAGGCATGGACCTCTCTAAG ATACCCCTGATCAAGAAGGCCACCGGCGCACAGGCGTGA
- the ERAL1 gene encoding GTPase Era, mitochondrial, translated as MAAPGRRAAMFFRAVLGVRPLGPDAARGWVTGLSSLLDCQRRCVSCFAGAAFSGPRLASASRRYGQSSALDRFLGLAQPDSSLTSHPPAVSIHRDEQDLLLVHRPDMPENPRVLRVVLLGAPNAGKSTLSNQLLGRKVFPVSKKVHTTRCQALGIITEKEAQVILLDTPGLISPVKQKRHHLELSLLEDPWKSMESADMVVVLVDVSDKWTRNQLSPQVLQCLTQFSQVPSILVMNKVDCLKQKSILLELTAALTEGVVNGKKLKMREAVRSQAGTHCPGPAAKGPNTQSVGGPQKIGWPHFQEIFMLSALSQEDVKILKQYLLAQARPGPWEFHSGVLTSQTPEEICANTIREKLLEHLPQEIPYNVQQRTVVWEEGPSGELVIEQKLLVPKESHVKILIGPKGHLISQIAQEVGRDLMDIFLCDVRLRLSVKLLK; from the exons ATGGCTGCTCCGGGGCGGCGCGCTGCTATGTTCTTTCGGGCGGTGTTAGGGGTCCGGCCGTTGGGCCCAGACGCCGCGAGGGGGTGGGTGACCGGCCTCTCCTCGCTCTTGGACTGTCAGCGGAGGTGCGTGTCTTGTTTCGCGGGCGCCGCCTTCTCTGGTCCCCGTCTGGCCTCCGCCTCTCGCCGTTATGGCCAGAGCTCAGCCTTGGACCGCTTCCTCGGACTCGCTCAGCCAGACAGTTCGTTGACTTCTCATCCTCCCGCCGTGTCCATACACAGAG ATGAACAGGATCTCCTCTTGGTCCATCGTCCTGATATGCCCGAGAACCCCCGGGTCCTACGAGTGGTCCTCCTGGGTGCTCCGAATGCAGGAAAGTCAACACTCTCCAACCAGCTGCTGGGCCGAAAA GTGTTCCCTGTCTCCAAGAAGGTGCACACCACTCGTTGCCAAGCTCTGGGGATCATCACAGAGAAGGAAGCTCAGGTG ATTCTACTTGACACACCTGGTCTCATCAGCCCTGTTAAACAGAAAAG GCACCATCTGGAGCTTTCTTTGTTGGAAGATCCGTGGAAGAGCATGGAATCTGCTGATATGG TTGTGGTTCTTGTGGACGTCTCAGACAAGTGGACTCGGAACCAGCTCAGCCCCCAAGTGCTCCAGTGCCTGACCCAGTTCTCCCAAGTCCCTAGCATCCTTGTCATGAACAAG GTAGATTGCCTGAAGCAGAAGTCCATTCTCCTGGAGCTCACAGCAGCCCTCACTGAAGGTGTGGTCAATGGCAAGAAGCTCAAGATGAGGGAGGCTGTTCGCTCACAGGCCGGCACTCATTGCCCGGGCCCCGCAGCTAAGGGCCCAAACACACAGTCTGTGGGAGGCCCTCAGAAGATTGGCTGGCCCCACTTCCAGGAGATCTTCATGTTGTCTGCCCTAAGCCAGGAAGACGTGAAAATACTAAAG CAGTACCTCCTGGCACAGGCCCGGCCAGGACCCTGGGAGTTCCACAGCGGAGTCCTCACCAGCCAGACACCTGAGGAGATCTGTGCCAACACCATCCGAGAGAAGCTACTAGAGCACCTGCCCCAGGAGATACCCTACAATGTGCAGCAG AGGACAGTGGTGTGGGAGGAAGGGCCAAGCGGGGAGCTGGTGATCGAACAGAAGCTTCTGGTGCCCAAAGAATCTCATGTG AAGATCCTCATTGGTCCAAAGGGGCACTTGATCTCCCAGATTGCACAGGAGGTGGGCCGCGACCTCATGGACATCTTCCTCTGCGATGTTCGGCTCCGCCTCTCTGTGAAGCTTCTCAAGTGA
- the FLOT2 gene encoding flotillin-2 isoform X1: MGNCHTVGPNEALVVSGGCCGSDYKQYVFGGWAWAWWCISDTQRISLEIMTLQPRCEDVETAEGVALTVTGVAQVKIMTEKELLAVACEQFLGKNVQDIKNVVLQTLEGHLRSILGTLTVEQIYQDRDQFAKLVREVAAPDVGRMGIEILSFTIKDVYDKVDYLSSLGKTQTAVVQRDADIGVAEAERDAGIREAECKKEMLDVKFMADTKIADSKRAFELQKSAFSEEVNIKTAEAQLAYELQGAREQQKIRQEEIEIEVVQRKKQIAVEAQEILRTDKELIATVRCPAEAEAHRIQQIAEGEKVKQVLLAQAEAEKIRKIGEAEAAVIEAMGKAEAERMKLKAEAYQKYGDAAKMALVLEALPQIAAKIAAPLTKVDEIVVLSGDNSKVTSEVNRLLAELPASVHALTGMDLSKIPLIKKATGAQA; this comes from the exons GGGGCTGTTGTGGTTCTGACTATAAACAGTACGTGTTTGGcggctgggcctgggcctggtgGTGTATCTCCGACACTCAGAG GATTTCCCTAGAGATTATGACGTTGCAGCCCCGCTGCGAGGACGTAGAGACGGCCGAGGGGGTAGCTTTAACTGTGACGGGTGTCGCCCAG GTGAAGATCATGACGGAGAAGGAGCTCCTGGCAGTGGCCTGCGAGCAGTTTCTGGGCAAGAACGTGCAGGACATCAAGAACGTCGTCCTGCAGACCCTGGAGGGACACCTGCGCTCCATCCTTG GGACCCTCACCGTGGAGCAGATTTATCAGGACCGGGATCAGTTTGCCAAGCTGGTGCGGGAGGTGGCGGCCCCTGATGTCGGCCGCATGGGCATCGAGATCCTCAGCTTCACCATCAAG gacGTGTATGACAAAGTGGACTACCTAAGCTCCTTGGGCAAGACACAGACTGCCGTGGTACAGAGAGATGCCGACATTGGGGTGGCCGAGGCCGAGCGAGACGCAGGCATCCGG GAAGCCGAGTGCAAGAAGGAGATGCTGGATGTGAAGTTCATGGCAGACACCAAGATCGCCGACTCCAAGCGAGCCTTCGAGCTACAAAAGTCAGCTTTCAGTGAGGAGGTCAACATCAAG ACAGCCGAGGCCCAGCTGGCCTATGAGCTGCAAGGAGCCCGTGAGCAGCAGAAGATCCGGCAGGAAGAGATTGAGATTGAGGTTGTACAGCGCAAGAAGCAGATCGCAGTGGAGGCACAGGAGATCCTGCGCACAGATAAGGAGCTCATTGCCACAGTGCGCTGTCCTGCCGAGGCTGAGGCCCACCGCATACAGCAGATCGCCGAGGGTGAAAA GGTGAAGCAGGTCCTCTTAGCACAGGCGGAGGCTGAGAAGATCCGCAAAATCGGGGAGGCGGAGGCAGCAGTCATCGAGGCGATGGGCAAGGCAGAAGCTGAGCGGATGAAGCTCAAGGCTGAGGCCTACCAGAAATATGGGGATGCAGCCAAGATGGCCTTGGTGCTGGAGGCCCTGCCCCAG ATTGCTGCCAAAATCGCCGCCCCGCTGACCAAAGTCGATGAGATTGTGGTCCTCAGTGGGGACAACAGCAAAGTGACATCGGAGGTAAACCGACTGCTGGCCGAGCTGCCGGCCTCTGTGCACGCCCTCACAGGCATGGACCTCTCTAAG ATACCCCTGATCAAGAAGGCCACCGGCGCACAGGCGTGA
- the FLOT2 gene encoding flotillin-2 isoform X2 produces MGNCHTVGPNEALVVSGGCCGSDYKQYVFGGWAWAWWCISDTQRLSLEVMTILCRCENIETSEGVPLFVTGVAQVKIMTEKELLAVACEQFLGKNVQDIKNVVLQTLEGHLRSILGTLTVEQIYQDRDQFAKLVREVAAPDVGRMGIEILSFTIKDVYDKVDYLSSLGKTQTAVVQRDADIGVAEAERDAGIREAECKKEMLDVKFMADTKIADSKRAFELQKSAFSEEVNIKTAEAQLAYELQGAREQQKIRQEEIEIEVVQRKKQIAVEAQEILRTDKELIATVRCPAEAEAHRIQQIAEGEKVKQVLLAQAEAEKIRKIGEAEAAVIEAMGKAEAERMKLKAEAYQKYGDAAKMALVLEALPQIAAKIAAPLTKVDEIVVLSGDNSKVTSEVNRLLAELPASVHALTGMDLSKIPLIKKATGAQA; encoded by the exons GGGGCTGTTGTGGTTCTGACTATAAACAGTACGTGTTTGGcggctgggcctgggcctggtgGTGTATCTCCGACACTCAGAG ACTGTCTCTGGAGGTTATGACCATCCTGTGTCGCTGTGAGAATATTGAGACGTCGGAGGGGGTCCCGCTATTCGTAACAGGGGTTGCACAG GTGAAGATCATGACGGAGAAGGAGCTCCTGGCAGTGGCCTGCGAGCAGTTTCTGGGCAAGAACGTGCAGGACATCAAGAACGTCGTCCTGCAGACCCTGGAGGGACACCTGCGCTCCATCCTTG GGACCCTCACCGTGGAGCAGATTTATCAGGACCGGGATCAGTTTGCCAAGCTGGTGCGGGAGGTGGCGGCCCCTGATGTCGGCCGCATGGGCATCGAGATCCTCAGCTTCACCATCAAG gacGTGTATGACAAAGTGGACTACCTAAGCTCCTTGGGCAAGACACAGACTGCCGTGGTACAGAGAGATGCCGACATTGGGGTGGCCGAGGCCGAGCGAGACGCAGGCATCCGG GAAGCCGAGTGCAAGAAGGAGATGCTGGATGTGAAGTTCATGGCAGACACCAAGATCGCCGACTCCAAGCGAGCCTTCGAGCTACAAAAGTCAGCTTTCAGTGAGGAGGTCAACATCAAG ACAGCCGAGGCCCAGCTGGCCTATGAGCTGCAAGGAGCCCGTGAGCAGCAGAAGATCCGGCAGGAAGAGATTGAGATTGAGGTTGTACAGCGCAAGAAGCAGATCGCAGTGGAGGCACAGGAGATCCTGCGCACAGATAAGGAGCTCATTGCCACAGTGCGCTGTCCTGCCGAGGCTGAGGCCCACCGCATACAGCAGATCGCCGAGGGTGAAAA GGTGAAGCAGGTCCTCTTAGCACAGGCGGAGGCTGAGAAGATCCGCAAAATCGGGGAGGCGGAGGCAGCAGTCATCGAGGCGATGGGCAAGGCAGAAGCTGAGCGGATGAAGCTCAAGGCTGAGGCCTACCAGAAATATGGGGATGCAGCCAAGATGGCCTTGGTGCTGGAGGCCCTGCCCCAG ATTGCTGCCAAAATCGCCGCCCCGCTGACCAAAGTCGATGAGATTGTGGTCCTCAGTGGGGACAACAGCAAAGTGACATCGGAGGTAAACCGACTGCTGGCCGAGCTGCCGGCCTCTGTGCACGCCCTCACAGGCATGGACCTCTCTAAG ATACCCCTGATCAAGAAGGCCACCGGCGCACAGGCGTGA